A window of Hippoglossus stenolepis isolate QCI-W04-F060 chromosome 16, HSTE1.2, whole genome shotgun sequence contains these coding sequences:
- the amdhd2 gene encoding N-acetylglucosamine-6-phosphate deacetylase isoform X2, giving the protein MPSNKSVSDAPITQFINCRILRDHKLQREDLWVREGRILDPEKLFFDEQGYADECVDCEGSIITPGFIDVQINGGYGVDFSQASDDVGGGVSIVAKKILEHGVTSFCPTLVTSPPTVYHKVLPQVKVHNGGRHGAGVLGHSVANLSQAEDAVSSGASFITHLFNAMLPFHHRDPGIVGLLTSDRVPASRTVFYGMIADGIHTNPAALRIAHRAHPSGLVLVTDAIAAMGLPPGRHMLGQQVIEIQGLHAYVAGTKTLSGSIATMDMCVRHFKQASGCSVEEALEAASLHPAQLLGLSHKKGNLDYGSDADLTLLDDDLNVKATYISGDEVWRKDP; this is encoded by the exons atgccGTCGAACAAGTCTGTGTCGGACGCCCCCATCACCCAGTTCATCAACTGCAGAATCCTGAGAGACCACAAGCTGCAGAG ggaggaCCTGTGGGTGCGTGAAGGGAGGATTTTAGATCCAGAGAAGTTGTTCTTTGATGAGCAGGGTTACGCTGACGAGTGTGTGGACTGTGAAGGCAGCATCATCACCCCGGGCTTCATAGACGTCCAGATCAAcg GAGGATACGGCGTCGACTTCTCTCAGGCCTCTGATGATGTTGGCGGCGGCGTTTCTATCGTGGCTAAAAAGATCCTGGAGCACGGCGTGACGTCCTTCTGTCCGACGCTGGTCACCTCCCCTCCCACCGTCTACCACAAG gtTTTACctcaggtcaaagttcacaacGGAGGACGACATGGAGCTGGAGTTCTCG GTCACTCGGTGGCCAACCTGTCTCAGGCCGAGGACGCCGTTAGCAGCGGAGCCTCGTTCATTACTCATCTCTTCAACGCCATGTTGCCT TTCCACCATCGGGACCCAGGGATCGTGGGTCTGCTGACCAGCGACCGGGTGCCTGCGAGCAGGACGGTGTTTTACGGCATGATCGCTGACGGGATCCACACCAACCCTGCTGCTCTGCGTATCGCCCACAGAGCCCACCCCTCAG gtcTGGTGCTGGTGACGGATGCGATCGCAGCGATGGGTCTTCCCCCCGGGCGTCACATGCTGGGCCAGCAGGTCATCGAGATCCAGGGTCTTCACGCTTACGTGGCAG GCACGAAGACGCTCAGCGGCAGCATCGCCACCATGGACATGTGTGTGCGACACTTCAAACAGGCCTCAG gctgcaGTGTAGAAGAAGCCCTGGAAGCTGCTTCTCTTCATCCAGCTCAGCTTCTGGGCCTCAGCCATAAGAAAGGAAACCTGGACTACGGCTCGGACGCAG ACCTCACTCTGCTCGACGATGACCTCAACGTTAAAGCCACATACATTTCTGGAGATGAGGTTTGGAGAAAAGATCCGTAG
- the LOC118123962 gene encoding calpain-15-like isoform X1: protein MGSSTSSLVEELEGEAAPRGAALPPSPTMGCLRSSQSTFLPRQLPRAGRHRERSFSSGSMPMQRSQWACGCCTFLNAAGAPRCSICEAPRQIPDSRWMWPGNSREDARWSCPRCTLANSPNSLACSLCGFTGSLDRRRSSSEHQPRPRRSSSCSGPLRTSTTEPSRQQNRTFPGDADERSLIWECLRCTLQNTPTSMSCSACGGPRKLSLPQIPAEVLLIPEVCDQTGTQQPEPAAAALSLSISARGECLPVEASYPDTDSMLGASSSAHNNPLPCSRREVPPPDVSLSQAQNVSPPSALAVSHLSAQPELLPGRRLSILKEEMSPLSPASDGSGSFPPSMLSVNRTEEWSCPACTLINKVEAKHCLACHTPQRHASQLRPAESPKRKESVMVEALRQSDEGEAKELWENIVSFCRENAVTFVDDSFPPSPKSVGFPVDDNVQHRVKKWLRPQEISCSSFRDRGVKWSVFRTLRPSDILQGLLGNCWFLSALAVLAERPDLVEKVMVTRSLCAEGAYQVRLCKDGSWTTVLVDDMLPCDETGHLLFSQAQRKQLWVALIEKALAKLHGSYFALQAGRAIEGLSTLTGAPCESLALQVSATNPKEEPIDTDLIWAKLLSSKEAGFLMGASCGGGNMKVDDAQYESLGLRPRHAYSVLDVRDVDAHRLLQLRNPWGRFSWMGPWADDWPNWPPHLKRELCTQRAEDGLFWMDFWDFIRYFDSVDICKIHSDWQELRVPGVFPRGADVPVTAVSLTVLERSAVELALFQQGSRRWDTAESHLLDLCLLVFRVAYSTSGSLTLGRLLAHSRRSVRRFVGCDVMLEPGEYAVLCCAFNHWTGSVTEGTVGSCRSEPPGYTLAVYSSRLVMVEQVTASNTTIADAIIQLTETKGERHEGREGMTCFYLTHGWAGLIVMVENRHPRHHLHVSCDCSDSFNVVSTRSSLITIDSIPPLHRQVLVVLSQLEGNAGFSITHRLAHRKAVQASLGNWSPSKATHSPALSPETAGLHQPRPL from the exons ATGGGAAGTTCCACCTCGTCTCTTGTTGAAGAGCTCGAGGGGGAAGCTGCACCTCGGGGTGCGGCTctgcccccctcccccaccatGGGGTGTTTGAGGAGCAGCCAGAGCACCTTCCTCCCCCGACAGCTTCCCCGAGCCGGCAGGCACAGGGAGCGCAG TTTCTCCTCTGGTTCGATGCCAATGCAGAGGAGCCAATGGGCTTGCGGCTGCTGTACTTTCCTGAACGCAGCCGGCGCCCCCCGCTGCTCTATCTGTGAAGCCCCACGGCAAATACCCGACAGCCGGTGGATGTGGCCCGGGAACAGCAGGGAGGACGCTCGCTGGTCCTGCCCACGCTGTACACTGGCCAACTCCCCCAACAGCCTGGCCTGCTCCCTCTGTGGCTTCACTGGCTCGCTGGACCGACGCCGGAGCTCCTCTGAACACCAGCCTCGGCCCCGGcgctccagcagctgctcggggCCCCTGAGGACATCGACGACCGAACCGTCCAGGCAGCAGAACAGGACATTTCCAGGAGACGCAGATGAACGCAGCCTGATTTGGGAGTGTTTGAGGTGCACTCTGCAGAACACCCCTACCTCCATGTCCTGCTCTGCCTGTGGGGGCCCACGCAAACTGTCCCTCCCCCAGATTCCTGCTGAGGTTCTGCTCATTCCTGAGGTCTGCGATCAAACAGGAACCCAACAGCCTGAACCTGCAGCGGCGGCGCTTTCACTTTCCATATCCGCCCGAGGAGAGTGTTTACCTGTGGAAGCTTCGTATCCGGACACAGACTCAATGCTCGGTGCTTCATCTTCAGCTCATAACAATCCACTTCCCTGCAGTCGCAGAGAGGTGCCACCTCCAGATGTTTCCCTCAGTCAAGCACAGAACGTGAGTCCTCCTTCAGCTCTGGCAGTTTCACATCTGTCCGCCCAGCCAGAGCTGCTGCCCGGCAGGCGACTCAGCATCCTCAAAGAGGAGATGTCACCACTGTCTCCTGCATCCGACGGCTCCGGGTCGTTTCCACCCTCCATGCTCTCCGTCAATCGGACCGAGGAGTGGTCATGTCCGGCGTGCACGCTCATCAATAAGGTCGAAGCCAAACACTGCCTGGCCTGCCACACCCCTCAGCGACACGCCTCCCAGCTCAGACCAGCAGAGTCCCCGAAGAGGAAGGAGAGCGTGATGGTGGAGGCGCTGCGACAGAGCGATGAGGGGGAGGCCAAAGAGCTGTGGGAGAACATCGTCAGCTTCTGCAGGGAG AACGCGGTGACGTTCGTGGACGATAGTTTTCCTCCGAGTCCGAAGTCCGTCGGATTCCCGGTGGACGACAACGTCCAACATCGGGTCAAAAAGTGGCTCCGCCCACAGgaaatcagctgcagcagcttcagagaCCGGGGGGTAAAGTGGTCTGTGTTTCGCACGCTTCGCCCATCTGACATCCTGCAGGGACTTCTGGGTAACTGCtg GTTCCTGAGCGCCCTCGCTGTTCTGGCCGAACGTCCTGATCTGGTGGAGAAGGTGATGGTGACCCGCTCGCTGTGCGCAGAGGGAGCCTATCAGGTGCGTCTCTGCAAGGACGGCTCGTGGACCACGGTGCTGGTGGACGACATGCTGCCGTGCGATGAGACCGggcacctcctcttctctcag gctCAGAGGAAGCAGCTCTGGGTGGCTCTGATAGAAAAAGCTCTGGCCAAGCTCCACGGCTCCTACTTCGCTCTGCAGGCAGGTCGGGCCATCGAGGGCCTCTCCACGCTGACCGGGGCCCCCTGCGAGTCTCTGGCCCTCCAGGTCAGCGCCACCAAccccaaagaagaacccatcgACACGGACCTGATCTGGGCCAAACTGCTGAGCTCTAAAGAAGCAGG TTTCCTGATGGGGGCGTCTTGTGGAGGAGGCAACATGAAGGTGGATGACGCACAGTACGAGTCTCTGGGTCTACGTCCCCGACACGCCTACTCCGTCCTCGATGTGCGGGACGTTGACGCTCACAG ATTACTGCAGCTGAGGAACCCGTGGGGTCGATTCTCCTGGATGGGGCCGTGGGCCGACGATTGGCCAAACTGGCCTCCGCACCTGAAGAGGGAGCTCTGCACCCAGCGAGCCGAGGACGGACTGTTCTGGATGGACTTCTGGGATTTCATCAG gTACTTTGACTCAGTGGATATCTGTAAGATTCACTCGGACTGGCAGGAGCTCCGGGTTCCAGGAGTTTTCCCCCGAGGAGCCGACGTCCCGGTGACGGCGGTGTCCCTCACGGTGCTGGAGCGATCAGCTGTGGAGCTGGCTTTGTTCCAGCAGGGCAGCAG gCGATGGGACACAGCGGAGAGCCACCTGCTGGATCTGTGCCTGCTGGTGTTCCGAGTGGCCTACAGCACCTCGGGCTCCCTGACGCTGGGGCGCCTGCTGGCTCACAGCCGGCGCTCGGTGAGGAGGTTTGTGGGCTGTGACGTCATGTTGGAGCCGGGCGAGTACGCTGTGCTCTGCTGCGCCTTTAACCACTGGACCGGCTCCGTCACAGAGGGCACAG TGGGCAGCTGCCGATCTGAGCCGCCTGGTTACACGCTCGCCGTCTACAGCTCCCGGCTCGTGATGGTGGAGCAGGTTACGGCCTCCAACACCACCATCGCTGACGCCATCATCCAGCTGACAGAGACCAAAGGAGAGAGGCACGAG ggTCGGGAGGGGATGACCTGTTTCTACCTGACCCACGGGTGGGCGGGGCTCATCGTCATGGTGGAGAACAGACACCCCAGACATCACCTGCACGTGTCGTGTGACTGCAGCGACAGCTTCAACGTGGTGTCGACACGCAGCAGCCTCATAACCATCGACAGCATCCCTCCTCTGCACAG gcAGGTGCTGGTGGTTTTGTCTCAGCTGGAGGGAAACGCTGGattctccatcacacacagactggcTCATCGTAAAGCCGTCCAGGCGTCTCTGGGGAACTGGAGTCCTTCGAAGGCGACTCACAGTCCAGCTCTGAGCCCAGAGACTGCAGGTCTGCACCAGCCTCGACCGCTCTGA
- the jmjd8 gene encoding jmjC domain-containing protein 8: protein MEINRSINQAACVLLSVCVALTSQERPDDAGGWRLDSDVRLQDEGPCNIDVLDGSSLSYQQFIERYAFSRPVVLRALTDNTKFKLLCSKSTLLRDYGSRKVRLSTANTYSYRKVDVTFQEYVDKFLRPQSTHALGSDTMYFFGDNNFTEWQSLFEHYASPPYVLPRTSGAYSFGIAGPGTGVPFHWHGPGYSEVIYGRKRWFLYPPDKEPHFHPNHTTLSWVRDTYPHLPEDEAPLECTIRPGEVLYFPDRWWHATLNLDTSVFISTFLG, encoded by the exons ATGGAAATCAATCGATCGATCAATCAGGCCGCGTGCGTGCTgctgagcgtgtgtgtggctCTGACGTCACAGGAGCGGCCAGATGACGCGGGAGGCTG GAGGTTGGATTCAGACGTCCGGCTCCAGGATGAAGGTCCCTGTAACATCGACGTGTTGGACGGCTCCTCGCTCTCTTATCAACAGTTCATTGAAAG ATACGCCTTCAGTCGCCCAGTCGTCCTCCGAGCTCTGACTGATAACACG AAATTCAAGCTGCTCTGCTCCAAGTCGACTTTACTCCGAGATTACGGCTCCCGGAAAGTGCGGCTCAGTACAGCGAACACTTATTCTTACAGGAAAG tggATGTCACTTTCCAGGAGTATGTGGACAAGTTCCTGAGGCCTCAGTCCACCCACGCTCTCGGCAGCG ACACCATGTATTTCTTTGGAGACAACAACTTCACCGAGTGGCAGAGTCTGTTCGAGCACTACGCGTCTCCACCGTACGTCCTGCCGCGCACCAGCGGAGCGTACAGCTTCGGGATCGCAG GCCCTGGAACAGGAGTTCCTTTTCACTGGCACGGCCCCGGTTACTCTGAGGTCATCTACGGAAGAAag CGTTGGTTCCTCTACCCGCCTGACAAGGAGCCTCACTTCCACCCCAACCACACCACCCTGTCCTGGGTGAGGGACACCTACCCCCACCTGCCCGAGGACGAGGCTCCACTGGAGTGCACCATCAGGCCGGGAGAG gTGCTGTATTTCCCTGACCGCTGGTGGCACGCCACTCTCAACCTGGACACCAGCGTGTTCATCTCCACTTTCCTCGGCTGA
- the LOC118123962 gene encoding calpain-15-like isoform X2 — MQSSGGGRRIQLLRARPRSSICRSFSSGSMPMQRSQWACGCCTFLNAAGAPRCSICEAPRQIPDSRWMWPGNSREDARWSCPRCTLANSPNSLACSLCGFTGSLDRRRSSSEHQPRPRRSSSCSGPLRTSTTEPSRQQNRTFPGDADERSLIWECLRCTLQNTPTSMSCSACGGPRKLSLPQIPAEVLLIPEVCDQTGTQQPEPAAAALSLSISARGECLPVEASYPDTDSMLGASSSAHNNPLPCSRREVPPPDVSLSQAQNVSPPSALAVSHLSAQPELLPGRRLSILKEEMSPLSPASDGSGSFPPSMLSVNRTEEWSCPACTLINKVEAKHCLACHTPQRHASQLRPAESPKRKESVMVEALRQSDEGEAKELWENIVSFCRENAVTFVDDSFPPSPKSVGFPVDDNVQHRVKKWLRPQEISCSSFRDRGVKWSVFRTLRPSDILQGLLGNCWFLSALAVLAERPDLVEKVMVTRSLCAEGAYQVRLCKDGSWTTVLVDDMLPCDETGHLLFSQAQRKQLWVALIEKALAKLHGSYFALQAGRAIEGLSTLTGAPCESLALQVSATNPKEEPIDTDLIWAKLLSSKEAGFLMGASCGGGNMKVDDAQYESLGLRPRHAYSVLDVRDVDAHRLLQLRNPWGRFSWMGPWADDWPNWPPHLKRELCTQRAEDGLFWMDFWDFIRYFDSVDICKIHSDWQELRVPGVFPRGADVPVTAVSLTVLERSAVELALFQQGSRRWDTAESHLLDLCLLVFRVAYSTSGSLTLGRLLAHSRRSVRRFVGCDVMLEPGEYAVLCCAFNHWTGSVTEGTVGSCRSEPPGYTLAVYSSRLVMVEQVTASNTTIADAIIQLTETKGERHEGREGMTCFYLTHGWAGLIVMVENRHPRHHLHVSCDCSDSFNVVSTRSSLITIDSIPPLHRQVLVVLSQLEGNAGFSITHRLAHRKAVQASLGNWSPSKATHSPALSPETAGLHQPRPL, encoded by the exons ATGCAGAGCTCAGGAGGCGGCAGGAGGATCCAGCTCCTTCGTGCACGACCCCGCTCGTCCATCTGCAGAAG TTTCTCCTCTGGTTCGATGCCAATGCAGAGGAGCCAATGGGCTTGCGGCTGCTGTACTTTCCTGAACGCAGCCGGCGCCCCCCGCTGCTCTATCTGTGAAGCCCCACGGCAAATACCCGACAGCCGGTGGATGTGGCCCGGGAACAGCAGGGAGGACGCTCGCTGGTCCTGCCCACGCTGTACACTGGCCAACTCCCCCAACAGCCTGGCCTGCTCCCTCTGTGGCTTCACTGGCTCGCTGGACCGACGCCGGAGCTCCTCTGAACACCAGCCTCGGCCCCGGcgctccagcagctgctcggggCCCCTGAGGACATCGACGACCGAACCGTCCAGGCAGCAGAACAGGACATTTCCAGGAGACGCAGATGAACGCAGCCTGATTTGGGAGTGTTTGAGGTGCACTCTGCAGAACACCCCTACCTCCATGTCCTGCTCTGCCTGTGGGGGCCCACGCAAACTGTCCCTCCCCCAGATTCCTGCTGAGGTTCTGCTCATTCCTGAGGTCTGCGATCAAACAGGAACCCAACAGCCTGAACCTGCAGCGGCGGCGCTTTCACTTTCCATATCCGCCCGAGGAGAGTGTTTACCTGTGGAAGCTTCGTATCCGGACACAGACTCAATGCTCGGTGCTTCATCTTCAGCTCATAACAATCCACTTCCCTGCAGTCGCAGAGAGGTGCCACCTCCAGATGTTTCCCTCAGTCAAGCACAGAACGTGAGTCCTCCTTCAGCTCTGGCAGTTTCACATCTGTCCGCCCAGCCAGAGCTGCTGCCCGGCAGGCGACTCAGCATCCTCAAAGAGGAGATGTCACCACTGTCTCCTGCATCCGACGGCTCCGGGTCGTTTCCACCCTCCATGCTCTCCGTCAATCGGACCGAGGAGTGGTCATGTCCGGCGTGCACGCTCATCAATAAGGTCGAAGCCAAACACTGCCTGGCCTGCCACACCCCTCAGCGACACGCCTCCCAGCTCAGACCAGCAGAGTCCCCGAAGAGGAAGGAGAGCGTGATGGTGGAGGCGCTGCGACAGAGCGATGAGGGGGAGGCCAAAGAGCTGTGGGAGAACATCGTCAGCTTCTGCAGGGAG AACGCGGTGACGTTCGTGGACGATAGTTTTCCTCCGAGTCCGAAGTCCGTCGGATTCCCGGTGGACGACAACGTCCAACATCGGGTCAAAAAGTGGCTCCGCCCACAGgaaatcagctgcagcagcttcagagaCCGGGGGGTAAAGTGGTCTGTGTTTCGCACGCTTCGCCCATCTGACATCCTGCAGGGACTTCTGGGTAACTGCtg GTTCCTGAGCGCCCTCGCTGTTCTGGCCGAACGTCCTGATCTGGTGGAGAAGGTGATGGTGACCCGCTCGCTGTGCGCAGAGGGAGCCTATCAGGTGCGTCTCTGCAAGGACGGCTCGTGGACCACGGTGCTGGTGGACGACATGCTGCCGTGCGATGAGACCGggcacctcctcttctctcag gctCAGAGGAAGCAGCTCTGGGTGGCTCTGATAGAAAAAGCTCTGGCCAAGCTCCACGGCTCCTACTTCGCTCTGCAGGCAGGTCGGGCCATCGAGGGCCTCTCCACGCTGACCGGGGCCCCCTGCGAGTCTCTGGCCCTCCAGGTCAGCGCCACCAAccccaaagaagaacccatcgACACGGACCTGATCTGGGCCAAACTGCTGAGCTCTAAAGAAGCAGG TTTCCTGATGGGGGCGTCTTGTGGAGGAGGCAACATGAAGGTGGATGACGCACAGTACGAGTCTCTGGGTCTACGTCCCCGACACGCCTACTCCGTCCTCGATGTGCGGGACGTTGACGCTCACAG ATTACTGCAGCTGAGGAACCCGTGGGGTCGATTCTCCTGGATGGGGCCGTGGGCCGACGATTGGCCAAACTGGCCTCCGCACCTGAAGAGGGAGCTCTGCACCCAGCGAGCCGAGGACGGACTGTTCTGGATGGACTTCTGGGATTTCATCAG gTACTTTGACTCAGTGGATATCTGTAAGATTCACTCGGACTGGCAGGAGCTCCGGGTTCCAGGAGTTTTCCCCCGAGGAGCCGACGTCCCGGTGACGGCGGTGTCCCTCACGGTGCTGGAGCGATCAGCTGTGGAGCTGGCTTTGTTCCAGCAGGGCAGCAG gCGATGGGACACAGCGGAGAGCCACCTGCTGGATCTGTGCCTGCTGGTGTTCCGAGTGGCCTACAGCACCTCGGGCTCCCTGACGCTGGGGCGCCTGCTGGCTCACAGCCGGCGCTCGGTGAGGAGGTTTGTGGGCTGTGACGTCATGTTGGAGCCGGGCGAGTACGCTGTGCTCTGCTGCGCCTTTAACCACTGGACCGGCTCCGTCACAGAGGGCACAG TGGGCAGCTGCCGATCTGAGCCGCCTGGTTACACGCTCGCCGTCTACAGCTCCCGGCTCGTGATGGTGGAGCAGGTTACGGCCTCCAACACCACCATCGCTGACGCCATCATCCAGCTGACAGAGACCAAAGGAGAGAGGCACGAG ggTCGGGAGGGGATGACCTGTTTCTACCTGACCCACGGGTGGGCGGGGCTCATCGTCATGGTGGAGAACAGACACCCCAGACATCACCTGCACGTGTCGTGTGACTGCAGCGACAGCTTCAACGTGGTGTCGACACGCAGCAGCCTCATAACCATCGACAGCATCCCTCCTCTGCACAG gcAGGTGCTGGTGGTTTTGTCTCAGCTGGAGGGAAACGCTGGattctccatcacacacagactggcTCATCGTAAAGCCGTCCAGGCGTCTCTGGGGAACTGGAGTCCTTCGAAGGCGACTCACAGTCCAGCTCTGAGCCCAGAGACTGCAGGTCTGCACCAGCCTCGACCGCTCTGA
- the LOC118123968 gene encoding E3 ubiquitin-protein ligase CHIP-like, with protein MGKQSKEAAAAGSSRADKMSESPEQSVCVSAQELKEQGNRLFLSRKYPEAAACYSSAITHSPSVPAFYTNRALCYVKLQQYDKALSDCRHALELDSQSVKAHFFMGQCHLETESYDEAIGHLQKAYNLAKEQRLNFGDDIPGALRLAKKKRWSSLEERRIHQESELHAYLTELIVAEKHRELEGCRRTQEDKTDNGQTQHGLNEIHTKHDKYLSDLEELFCQVDEKRKKREIPDFLCGKISFELMREPCITPSGVTYDRKDIEEHLQRVGHFDPVTRNPLTQDQLIPNLAMKEVIDAFILENGWVEDY; from the exons ATGGGGAAGCAGAGTAAggaggcagctgctgctggatcGAGCCGAGCGGACAAGATGTCCGAGAGTCcagagcaaagtgtgtgtgtgtcggctcaggagctgaaggagcagggGAACCGACTGTTTCTGAGCCGCAAGTACCCGGAGGCTGCTGCCTGCTACAGCAGCGCTATA ACCCACAGTCCCTCGGTCCCGGCGTTCTACACCAACAGAGCTCTGTGCTacgtgaagctgcagcagtacGACAAAGCTCTGAGCGACTGCAGACACGCTCTGGAGCTGGACAGCCAGTCGGTCAAAGCTCATTTCTTCATGGGCCAGTGTCACCTGGAGACGGAGAGCTATGACGAGGCCATCGGCCACCTGCAGAAAG CTTATAACCTGGCAAAAGAGCAGCGCCTGAACTTTGGTGACGACATCCCCGGCGCTCTGCGGTTAGCTAAGAAGAAACGCTGGAGCagcctggaggagaggaggatccACCAGGAGAGCGAGCTGCACGCCTACCTCACCGAGCTCATCGTCGCTGAGAAACACAG AGAGCTGGAGGGCTGCAGGCGGACGCAGGAGGACAAGACTGACAACGGCCAAACTCAACACGGTCTCAACGAGATCCACACCAAACAC GACAAATATCTGTCAGACCTGGAGGAGCTCTTCTGTCAAGTAGACGAGAAGAGGAAG AAGCGAGAGATCCCAGACTTCCTGTGTGGAAAGATCAGCTTTGAGTTGATGAGGGAGCCGTGCATCACGCCCAGCGGCGTCACGTACGACCGGAAAGACATCGAGGAGCATCTGCag CGAGTTGGACACTTTGACCCGGTGACACGAAATCCACTGACACAGGATCAGCTGATCCCCAACCTGGCCATGAAGGAAGTCAtcgatgcttttattttggagaatGGATGGGTGGAGGACTACTGA
- the amdhd2 gene encoding N-acetylglucosamine-6-phosphate deacetylase isoform X1 — protein sequence MPSNKSVSDAPITQFINCRILRDHKLQREDLWVREGRILDPEKLFFDEQGYADECVDCEGSIITPGFIDVQINGGYGVDFSQASDDVGGGVSIVAKKILEHGVTSFCPTLVTSPPTVYHKVLPQVKVHNGGRHGAGVLGFHLEGPFISVEKKGAHPEQFLRSFQSGGIVDLMETYGGLDDVAMVTLAPELAGSESVVRALCQRGITVSLGHSVANLSQAEDAVSSGASFITHLFNAMLPFHHRDPGIVGLLTSDRVPASRTVFYGMIADGIHTNPAALRIAHRAHPSGLVLVTDAIAAMGLPPGRHMLGQQVIEIQGLHAYVAGTKTLSGSIATMDMCVRHFKQASGCSVEEALEAASLHPAQLLGLSHKKGNLDYGSDADLTLLDDDLNVKATYISGDEVWRKDP from the exons atgccGTCGAACAAGTCTGTGTCGGACGCCCCCATCACCCAGTTCATCAACTGCAGAATCCTGAGAGACCACAAGCTGCAGAG ggaggaCCTGTGGGTGCGTGAAGGGAGGATTTTAGATCCAGAGAAGTTGTTCTTTGATGAGCAGGGTTACGCTGACGAGTGTGTGGACTGTGAAGGCAGCATCATCACCCCGGGCTTCATAGACGTCCAGATCAAcg GAGGATACGGCGTCGACTTCTCTCAGGCCTCTGATGATGTTGGCGGCGGCGTTTCTATCGTGGCTAAAAAGATCCTGGAGCACGGCGTGACGTCCTTCTGTCCGACGCTGGTCACCTCCCCTCCCACCGTCTACCACAAG gtTTTACctcaggtcaaagttcacaacGGAGGACGACATGGAGCTGGAGTTCTCG GTTTTCACCTGGAGGGCCCGTTCATCAGCGTGGAGAAGAAAGGAGCGCACCCGGAGCAGTTCCTCCGCAGCTTTCAGTCCGGAGGGATCGTCGACCTGATGGAGACCTATGGTGGCCTGGACGACGTTGCCATGGTAACACTGGCTCCTGAGCTGGCCGGCAGCGAATCGGTGGTGAGGGCGCTCTGCCAGAGGGGCATCACCGTGTCGTTAG GTCACTCGGTGGCCAACCTGTCTCAGGCCGAGGACGCCGTTAGCAGCGGAGCCTCGTTCATTACTCATCTCTTCAACGCCATGTTGCCT TTCCACCATCGGGACCCAGGGATCGTGGGTCTGCTGACCAGCGACCGGGTGCCTGCGAGCAGGACGGTGTTTTACGGCATGATCGCTGACGGGATCCACACCAACCCTGCTGCTCTGCGTATCGCCCACAGAGCCCACCCCTCAG gtcTGGTGCTGGTGACGGATGCGATCGCAGCGATGGGTCTTCCCCCCGGGCGTCACATGCTGGGCCAGCAGGTCATCGAGATCCAGGGTCTTCACGCTTACGTGGCAG GCACGAAGACGCTCAGCGGCAGCATCGCCACCATGGACATGTGTGTGCGACACTTCAAACAGGCCTCAG gctgcaGTGTAGAAGAAGCCCTGGAAGCTGCTTCTCTTCATCCAGCTCAGCTTCTGGGCCTCAGCCATAAGAAAGGAAACCTGGACTACGGCTCGGACGCAG ACCTCACTCTGCTCGACGATGACCTCAACGTTAAAGCCACATACATTTCTGGAGATGAGGTTTGGAGAAAAGATCCGTAG
- the LOC118123967 gene encoding trypsin gives MEMKMLLCAVLLLVFSVSGNNAQLDVCGTAPLNTKIVGGEDAPAGTWPWQASLHRSGHFCGGSLINNQWIVTAAHCFSSTSTSGLVVYLGRDTQQGLNFNEQSRTVSTVIKHPDYDSDTNNNDITLLKLSSPVDFTNYVRPVCLAASGSDFQTGTTCWVTGWGNINSNVLLPFPQRLQEVTVPVVSQSSCRQAYSQLTNNMICAGLTEGGKDSCQGDSGGPLVSKNDSNQTKWVLAGVVSFGKGCAEPNFPGVYTRVSEYESWINSQISSDQPGFVAFTGSGVSGADRTFALALPLLLSILPVLLPLFVLS, from the exons ATGGAGATGAAGATGTTACTttgtgctgtgctgctgctcgtctTCTCTGTCTCAG GAAACAACGCACAGTTAGATG TTTGTGGCACCGCACCGCTCAACACGAAGATCGTGGGTGGAGAGGACGCCCCTGCAGGGACGTGGCCCTGGCAGGCGAGTCTGCATAGGAGCGGGCATTTCTGTGGAGGCTCCCTCATCAACAACCAGTGGATCGTGACGGCTGCTCACTGTTTCTCCAG CACCAGCACGTCTGGTTTGGTGGTTTACCTCGGACGGGACACTCAACAAGGCCTGAACTTCAACGAGCAGTCCCGGACAGTGTCCACGGTCATCAAACATCCAGATTATGATTCAGACACCAATAACAACGACATTACTCTGTTGAAACTGTCCTCGCCCGTGGATTTCACCAACTACGTCAGACCCGTGTGTCTGGCAGCAAGTGGCAGTGATTTCCAAACTGGGACAACCTGCTGGGTCACCGGCTGGGGAAATATTAATAGTAATG TTCTCCTTCCTTTCCctcagaggctgcaggaggTGACTGTTCCCGTCGTGTCCCAGAGTTCATGTCGTCAAGCCTACAGTCAACTCACAAACAACATGATCTGTGCAGGTCTGACCGAGGGGGGGAAGGACTCCTGCCAG GGGGATTCAGGCGGCCCCTTGGTGAGTAAAAACGACTCGAACCAAACAAAGTGGGTCCTGGCTGGAGTGGTGAGTTTTGGAAAGGGCTGTGCTGAGCCCAACTTCCCAGGAGTCTACACCCGTGTGTCTGAGTATGAGTCCTGGATCAACAGCCAAATCTCCAGCGACCAGCCGGGCTTCGTCGCCTTCACCGGCTCTGGAGTGAGCGGCGCCGATCGCACCTTCGCCCTCGCACTTCCCCTGCTGCTGTCCatccttcctgttctcctccctctcttcgtCCTCTCGTAG